Below is a genomic region from Medicago truncatula cultivar Jemalong A17 chromosome 3, MtrunA17r5.0-ANR, whole genome shotgun sequence.
GTGATTGGATAATGAAAGGTGTATGTAAAGTGGTATGAAAAAAGGGTGTTCATGGATAATTACCCTAAAATTATTAAAGGAGTTGTGACATTTGGGAATTTAATCCTAAATAAGgacattttagtccaaaacataCAAATTTTTCTATACTTTAATTATTTCTTAAGACTTGTGCCAAGagttaaaacatcaaaagataaaaaatggagggagtacaatatattaataatttacacagtgaatattttttattctaatacGCACCCGTAGTCGAAACGGGAGGTTGATGAATATTGAGACTATCTttgaaatcatcaaataatcacggTGGAAGGTCTTTGGTGAAAATATCATCTATTTGATAGCAAGATGGGACATGTAGAACACGTACTTGACCTTTAGCAACCTTTTCACACACAAAATGGATATCCGTTTCaatgtgttttgttttgagtGTTGATGTTGGATAGGATTACATGGCAAATAAACAACACTAACGTTGTCACAATAGACAAGAGTGGCTTTGATGACTGGAGTTCTAACAACAAGTTTAGAAGCTAACAAGATTCAGCAACACATTAGCAACACCACATTACTCTCTTTCAGTACTAGAGCAAGATAAAGTTGAGTGTCGTTTTGTAGACCAAAAgatcaaattattttcaagttAGACACAATATATAAAGGCTGAGTTTTATGATGAATTTGTGCATGTAAACATAGCTTTTAATTTAAGTGTTTCACTAAACTCACATAAGTTTTATTGTGAACCCGTCTATTTAGAGATTCACAAAGTTGCAGACTTTGAGTAAATGGGTCTATTGACATTTTCAGGAACAAGAAGGACTTTGGTAGTAAGCATATTTTAaaagttcacaaaaaaataatgtaagttAGTGTggggaaaaaaaaatgtcataataAGGTGTAAAAAAGGGGATCAGAgcacaagaaaaataataaataggaTCACcatcaaatataatataagtggtcctaaaaatagagagaaagtgATAACAATgtctttctttaataaaaagtgACTCTGagtttttccataaaaataaaaagaaaataaaaaacatcaagtGACCAAGAAAAAAATTTCACCTAGAAGATTATATGAAATGAATGTGACATTTTATCTGTATGTTTATCACCAaggttacaattttttttctcgtAATTCCATTTACACATGAGCAATAAAAAGTTgaacttcacacacacactcacttaaaacAATTGTTGGGTTGAAAGTATTTAGGGATGTGATAAGTGTACTCTGAAAATAAAGCATGTATTCTGAAAATAAAgcctttgaaaaataaaaaaaattgtttgaaattgtGTTCCTACTAATTTGTGTTACTGATTTTCTTTgtcttttgcttgaggacaaacAAAGATTCAAGCATGGAAAATTTGTTAAGTTGTAGTTTACTTTGTTTTTAGCTTTTAAATTCAATgaaaattagtttattttagtCTCGTTTTAGAACTATATTAGTTTTAGTTTTGTTtccaaaatcaacataattaagaACAATGTACTTGGATCAAAAGTAAGGATAAGAAGCCAACGAAGAGAAGAAAAATCTAGGGAAAAAAACCATCTTTTGATAGGCACAATCGTGCTCAAAATGCATTAGGTTGTGTTGAGCCTTTGTCATGAAGTGCAGAAAATGTCGTGACTACGAGCAGGACCGTGCACCCCGTAGGCATGGGTGTGCGCCCTTCAGCCAGCAGTATTTGAACGGATTTTTAAAAGGGAGAATGGTCGTGCTCCTCACAAGCACGATCGTGCACGTTACCCAATCATAAAAAGATGTTACAAACTCTTGAAATCTTCCCTTTATTGCCTTGTAATGAGTTTAATACATTGTTAGTTCTAGGCTATAAATAGGTCCCAAGTTTATTGTTCTTTCAACcacaattttaattcaaaattgaaatttcattgATCTACTTGATTCCttttttaagtttgtaaaaACTATCctataaaataatttgtaaataaatattaaaaccaTAAATTCTATAATAATGAAGAGTTCAATGGAGATGCTATACCATAATTCCATAAACAACTATCACCTTGACATGTAAGCATAGATTATAACCGTTTTTGAGAAATAGAGACCCAATTCTCAATTCTTCTCATTAGATGAGTGTAAAACTAACTTAAACGGGCCGTGCATGTCCCCTTTTTTCTGTTTGGAAAGTTGGGCATGCAACAACAATGGTGTATAATGCTCGAGCAGCATAGGTCACCGTACtacaatatttacaaaaaaaaaataaaaaaaaaaaaaaaaaaaaatatcaccgaTGAGCGATGACAACACTGATTTGCTTGTGGCAACAAAAAAGAGAAGGCAAAACAGAGCAAGTGGTTATGGAACAacagatagttttttttttttttctagaaacAATTTAAACcagaaagtgaaagaaaaaaatttgcattttacCAAAGAAACGAACAAGTCTTGTGAGCAAATAATTAGAGAACAATAACTAAAcaagttttaaatttatttctttttaaaattgtaatcaaatagatcatattttgtcaaaattaatgatcccaaaaatcaaaatacatttGAGGAAATTCTTGAGCAATTCgaaattatgatttgggtagTTTACAATTTGACATGGATTAAAACCCAGGTCACTGACATCCACAAACAATAGGAAAAGACCTGATACAAGGCCAACATAATTTCTTAACCATGGTTTGATTatccacaacaacaacaacaatgccTTATCCCGCTAAGTGGGATCAGAATATAGTTTGATTATCCACGAAAACCTTTTTCTGTTCCGGGGAGGTAGTTTTTGATTgatatctctataaatatctcAGTTTAAATGCAAtctcatcttataaaaataagatataGCAGCCAGGTAGCATTTTGCTCGGGAAATCTTCTAATGTTACAACATCTATGGCACAAAAGAAACGAAATCTAACCCCCATTATTACAACTAGATTGCTGCTGATGCCGAGTATAgttgactaaaattaaaatagatatgCTGCCAATCCAATCTCAATCAGCCAAACCAGTGAAACCTACAAGCTCCGATAGTCTATGACAGTAACTTCTTCTTCTGGGGCATCCAAGTCTTGATAACTGCACCACGATTAGGAAATTAATTTAAACATTCCACTAAACAGTCAATCACATACAACAAACAACTCAATATGTTAGATAATGGATGGATAACTTTTGAGTAAAAGATTATGTATATAGGCAAAAGCTAGAAATATCTCTCCATAGTTAGAACAgttccaaaaccaaaaccaattcTACTGGAGAACACCCAAAATGTCAATCAACTTTCTGGAACTGGAAAAAACCATCATGCATGCACTAAGCATTCTGAGGTCAggtaaaatacaataaaataacaTGTTGCAAAGCAGATTAAGCtctaaaaatcacatatataagGGCACATAAAAAATAGTATGATTTGGAGATACCAAAAGGGaacatatataaacaaaatagtTTGATTTGGAGATACCAAAAGAGAACATATATAAACAAGGGTCTAGCAGAATAAGTACCTCCGCATCCGTCGGGGATCAGGTCTAAAGGTGGGAGGAACAGCAATCATAGAGGCTTGTCCCCCTATGTGAGGACCAGAACGCATCGTCATTCCTGATGGATCATACGAAGATGGTCCTTGATCCCTAAACATCTGCATCGCAACTTCTGGTGGAGCAGGAACAAAGGGTCCCAGAGGCCTGAATAGGTATAAATTATATGAGCACCAGCAAACCTCAATAAATCTTTTAATTGTATAGATTGAAGAGAAGTAAAAGAGCAACCAACCCGGCACCAGGTACAGGCATCAAAACTGGAGGAGGGGGCATATCTGAGTTGAATGATACAGCAGGTCCACCATATGCATCGAACATCGTTTCATCACGGTTTCCCAACTGCCTCTCATGGGATGGCGAACTGTCAGGTCTATCTCCATTTGTTCTGTCGCTCCTATCCTGGTCTCGCCGATTCCCACGATCATCTTTCAATCGGCCTTCCAGTAACCTTCGCTTTAAAGGTTTGTCCTTAAATAGAGAGGGAAGAAAGAAAATGGAGAATGGGTGTTTTAGAATCAAACCATAATGACTTCGTGCAGAAATATATTGGAAAGCTTAATAAATTTCCCTATTGTGAAACATCATGCTCCTTGCCCCATAGATAGCAGCATATATTTCAAGGaaagttttaatcaaaaaattGCTAATTGCACAAGATGTGCAGACCACATCTGCAAAGTTGCTTGTAAAATCCTATATTAAGGTAGACAAGAGACCAAAATGTTTTCAAAACATGTGATCCCAAAGATGGTTTTAGCAAGTCAAGAATCATCATTTGTAATAATTTTCTTCTAGATATAAAATTGTATGGTAAATAAAATTGCCATTCTACCTGAGATTGCTGCATGACAGGCGTTCCACCAGGAGCATCAGGATCACTACAATGAAGgtaacataaatatatttaaatatttccaCCACCACTTACAAGATTAACcactaaacaaaaataaaaagctcAGTTAATTGATACTTACTTcatgtaattttgaaaataaagatCTTCCCGCAATTTTGATGTTAGTTCCAACACAAGCTCTGGGTGTTTTAGCTTGAGATGTTTGTACACAAACTCAACAGCATGAAAAAGCTTTGTGCAACTCTTGGCTCCACAGCCATACTTCCAACCATACTTTTCATCCCTAATTTTTCTAACATATGGATCCAACATGTCAGCTGCTGCAGCATCTATCTTCTCCTTTGCAGTCCTTACTTCCAAGGGATCCAGGCCGTCCAACCTTCTCTGCCAAAATGAATCAAGTTTTTTCTCCCATTCTGACCCCGACTTAGCTGTTTCTTCATGCCTTGCTCCTTCTGGTCTCACATGCCTAAAACCTTTGGCATCACTAGTCTCAAGCATTCCATAATAATCTACACCATGAATCCGCCAAAGATATGTTATAAGCGTGTCCAGTAGCTCAACACCCTCTAAGCCCTTAATAGATGTTAAGCCACGGATAATTACTACAGGGCCCACAGATCCACTGCGAGCCTTGTCACTATTTTTACTATGATCATTGGTGCATAAAATATTATCTTCAATCCCTTTTTCCTTGTCAAGCTTACGAACAACAGCCTGAACCTGATGAATATCTTCTTGTATCCTTCTAGGTTCAGAACTGACAGGGTGAGCCTTCGGAGCAGCAGAGAAATCGTTGTCCTTATTAGATCCCCTGCCATGTCTTCTTCTTTTACCACCGGCATCTGTTTCCTCCTCTGAATTGGGCTCAGTGGCTTGCTCTGATTTAGTGGATGCAGAGTTTAAACCTGGATTTCTGcacaaatcataattaaattactCTCATAATTCAATGAATTTAGGCAAGCGTGAGGAGGAAGAGAAGGCATAAACACACATAAAGTGAGAGAGGACAAAAACATACATGTCTAGTGTTCCACTTTGCAAATCAAGCAAAAACTCCTTTGCCAAACGTCGAGCATTTTCATTCCTCCTAAAAGATTATGTGCCAGACAGGATTGAATATAATTAGACAtctttaatcaaaatattaGTCTTCCTGACTATTTCTCTACCATTCATCAACATAAAGAGGGAGCTGCGTTCAGCTCTTCAATAAACTGCAAGTTTTGAAAAAACTCACCTTTCAATTACTGTAAGTAAATTTGTTGGATGATACTTATCTTTCAACCTACATCAAAGTttagatcaaaatcaattaacGGAATGAACACAAGATTGTTTCAACGTGAAACAAGATGCTAATTTATACTCTACAAAAGAGAATATTTCAAGAGTCAATTGAAATTTCAGCAGTGGGAAAAAAAACATACCACTCAGCATCCTTGTGGGTATTGAAATAAGCTCGTTTTTGGGTAGTAATATACTCTGACTTGTACTCTTGGTatctagaaaaataaattgcaaCATCATTCATCAATGGCATACCACAAATTCTTTAGTACTAAGAGCTAAGGAAAAACGTAAAaggatgttatttttttaaacttacCTACGCTCAGCTTCAGATGGCAGTATATCATCTTCAAGCTCCTGGATGAATTGCTTATAGGACATCAAACCCTCTCTGAAATAATTCACAAGCTCTTCAAGTGAACAGACTTTCCCCAAAATATCACATTGCTAAGTTCAATACAGTAAAATAAAAGCAACCATCATCCCACAAATCAGGATTTCTGTGGCCTCCCTCTATCCCTAACCATTTGACTATCATTCATCTAGGTTAATGCTTTTAAGGTCTACACCATACATGTCAAATCAAGCAgccaaatgaaaaacaaaagagaaacctCCTCCATAGAGCCTGAAACCAATCTTCCTCAAAGTAAACAGATAATGTGATAAAGCCCCAGGTCCCCCAGCTGCCAAAGAAGACTTTGGGATTGTTTGAAAGAAGTGGCAAATTGACAAAATGGGGAGAGCATTTCTCATCTTTACCACCGCTTTCAAACAGCCCCTCAGTCTTCTTAACAACAACTGTCCTataatattttagtattttgttCCCTGCAGAGAGCATTTTGTTTGGATCTGAATTCCATATGCCTATTTATCACCATAGGAGAATTGGGGTGTTCACATCACACCCCCGCACGTCAAATTCCTCCAAGAACATCCATAATTTCATCTCAAAGCGGTTCAACGAATAGTAGCACTCAACAGAGATCTGGTACTGATCTTGTATAATCACTACAACAAGGTGTATCTTCAAATCAAGCCACCCATTCAAGATATTGGAACATTGCCACTAAGaatatttgaaaatttcttCACAATAAATCTGTAGATCTCATGTTACAGATCTTGCACTCTTAGTATATTGGCATGTTTGCCATATTTCGTTTGTCAATAACCTTCATTGATGAGATTTGTTGTCTGTTTTCAAAGAATTCTTAACAATAAATCTGTAGATCTCATGTTACAGATCTTGCACTCTTAGTATATTGGCATGTTTGCCATATTTCGTTTGTCAATAACCTTCATTGATGAGATTTGTTGTCTGTTTTCAAAGAAATACATGATACAGGCAGGCAATATAAGTTATTCATAGTTTAAATTGTCAAGTACAAAACTGACCTTCGAGCACCCCCACTTGGCAAATCTGCATAACCGCGATTGGCATCCAAATCTGCAAAATAAAACCCAtaacataaaaaacatattaaaaataatttacatcaccctaaaaagaaatttatacaTACTTGATAGCTCGTAGTAAgagttattttataacaaaccTTTCCCAATTAATTGATCAAGATTTAGAACTAGATAACGGTAAGCTTGATATATAAATACCAAACAACAGCCAGGGGGACACAAACACACCCCTCCATTAAGAGGTGgggagagaataaaaaaaaaaacagtattgGTTTAAGAATGCCATGCAGGGGACGTGAGAGAAACAATACCCACTTAAACCACTGAACAGCAAACAAAGACAATCTTTTCAATctgatatttattttcttttttaagactGCTGAAAAACAGCATGCTTGCCATTGAATGTCGCAATATTACAGCgcaaaaaattgatttgatgctcaattttgaatgacAAGAATGGAAATAATTTGACTTCCATCAggagaaaagaataaaataaaataaaaaaatcaatagaggatatacataaaaaaaagagaTCGAGTAATTTATAACTCATAATGATATACTAATATTTTCTATGCACCGTCTGAAGAAGTAACCTTTTACTACAGAAGTATTTTATTAAACATGATGCATGAAAGAACTACAAATGACACCGGAGCATAGTGACCCTCAAGCGGCCAACCCCAAAAACACTGAATAGACTAAAGAGAATCATAAAATACATACTGAATTATGGGATtatgataataatatatgtgaTAATGAAAAATATCTTTTAGACAGTATGTTTCACACATCTGGACTAATCATGTTAATTTACATGCTACTAGTGCTGAAAGAATAGTCTCCAAAACAACAATCACATTGATTGGGTTACAAAAGTGTGCAGCAACTCAGATTAGGGATACTGAAATATCAACCTATACCCACTAACTAACATTTGCTTTGGGAGCAAGAGCAAATGCAACACTGAAACCCCAACATAAAAAGCAAGAAAAGAAACTACGCTGCTATGCATACATATGTATCAGTAAACAATGATGGGTATCGCTGAGTCTAATAAGTTCAATCAAACCAAAAAGTCAGAAActaaagctaaaaaaaattgcatttataGGTATTTTAGAATAACAATATTTGATAATTATTTGCAACTAATGACATACCAGAAATTCCGTTTTGATATCCCCCTCCAGATCGATGTGGAAATCTGCCACCAGGTCTATCATCTGCATAGCCACCCCTTCCACCTCCCCGTTCATAGCCACCAAAGTGATCATGGCCAAACCTGTTTTACGCACATAACAAAGCAATTGGAGGAGGGAATATATTAACATAGTTTCTGATGCATAGGGTAAATGGAtgtaaagaaaacaaataatacAGGAAAGTATACATACTATATAAtctaaatagatttttatatgaGTGTAATTTGTATTCACTGTCAGCAAATCACAAccaacaaccaatcaaatacATGACTTCAAAAATAGTTATGAATAAAGTCCAATGTTTTTAATGATCCGCCAGTTAAGATTGATTAGCAGCGTAAAACATCTTTACACTAACAGTGTATACAAGTTAAATCCTTTACATTATACAACAAACAAGAACAAAATCCTTCGAACAAATCCCATGAAAAATCAAAAAAGTGCATGACTGATGACTCTCAACATATAACCTTTCATTATAAAGTAGTCAGTTACAATTGGTGCAATTTGTAAGACATCAGAAACCATAAAAGTCCATAGGCACACAATTTCAtttaaacatgttgaatataAATAACTTCTggacctgtttggataaacaacttatttgcagcttatagcacaaacACTCAAAAGCTTACATAAGTCATTTCTATcggaaaagataaaataaagttaaattgtttttgaatatgCTATAAATTGTTCTCATATGCTAGAACTTGTGAAATTAAGctgcaaaaaatttaatttcaaataagttttatcttggagaacttatgaaattaagctgaaaattgaaaagtgtCAATAGCTactttcataagttctcccaaacattACCTCGAAACTTACTCCAgtagataaattcaaataagtcaatccaaacaggccttAGAACTATAAACGATGGCTTTTCATTAGATAATCATCCCAATAAACAATTATGCtaaagaataagagagaaaaaaaactgaatcttaacaaacaaacaaaaaaattgttttgtaaacaatagcttttcataatttttacaAGCTCTGAAGTTTAACTTCGTCATAAATACTTGTATAAGCTTATAATTACTACCGCAATCTAAAATTTCAtgcacaaaattcaaaattaaaacaagtaACCCTAATCTACAGTTAAGATAAATAAAACCTAACCCTAAATTAAATGCTATCAATTACTCATAAAAACCTCAATTACTAAACGATTAAAGCATTCAATTAAATTATGCAATTACCTGTCGTTAGGTCTATGAGGACTACCCCTTCTAGATCTCTTATACGGCGGAGGAGAACGACGAGACTGTTGCGGAGGAGGAGAATAGCGGCGGTCACGATAGTTAGGGCTAGGACTACGACGGCGTTTGATGTCTCTATCACGGTTGTTGTAGTAACCACCGCCACCGCGGCCACCACGGCCGCCACGGTGAGGACGGCGGTCGAAATCTCTGTCGTCACGACGGTCGAAATCGCGACGACGAGGGTTGGGATTAGGTGGAG
It encodes:
- the LOC25488483 gene encoding serrate RNA effector molecule, whose translation is MAEVENLPPESHDRSPTITTAPPPPDDDLPPPPNPNPRRRDFDRRDDRDFDRRPHRGGRGGRGGGGYYNNRDRDIKRRRSPSPNYRDRRYSPPPQQSRRSPPPYKRSRRGSPHRPNDRFGHDHFGGYERGGGRGGYADDRPGGRFPHRSGGGYQNGISDLDANRGYADLPSGGARREGLMSYKQFIQELEDDILPSEAERRYQEYKSEYITTQKRAYFNTHKDAEWLKDKYHPTNLLTVIERRNENARRLAKEFLLDLQSGTLDINPGLNSASTKSEQATEPNSEEETDAGGKRRRHGRGSNKDNDFSAAPKAHPVSSEPRRIQEDIHQVQAVVRKLDKEKGIEDNILCTNDHSKNSDKARSGSVGPVVIIRGLTSIKGLEGVELLDTLITYLWRIHGVDYYGMLETSDAKGFRHVRPEGARHEETAKSGSEWEKKLDSFWQRRLDGLDPLEVRTAKEKIDAAAADMLDPYVRKIRDEKYGWKYGCGAKSCTKLFHAVEFVYKHLKLKHPELVLELTSKLREDLYFQNYMNDPDAPGGTPVMQQSQDKPLKRRLLEGRLKDDRGNRRDQDRSDRTNGDRPDSSPSHERQLGNRDETMFDAYGGPAVSFNSDMPPPPVLMPVPGAGPLGPFVPAPPEVAMQMFRDQGPSSYDPSGMTMRSGPHIGGQASMIAVPPTFRPDPRRMRSYQDLDAPEEEVTVIDYRSL